In Streptomyces sp. Li-HN-5-11, the sequence GGTTTCATCGGTTCGTTTCTGACCTGGCGCTTCGCCTTCTGGTGGCTGGTCATCCCCGGCAGCGCCCTGGCTTGGTTCATTCACCGCCTCCCCGAACCGGCGCGAGGCGGGCAGTCCCGTCTGGAGCCCGGCCAGGAACACATTCCCGACGAGCGGGACGTGGCCGCAACCGACGAGCGAGGCCGTGACCACCACACCCGGCAACCCGTCGGCGCCGGCCCGCCGGACGGCAATCCGGCCGGGCAGGCCGCGAAGCGCGCGCGGGTCGAACCGCACGAGAACCTCGTCCTCCACTCCGACCCGCGCAGGGCGTCCGCATGGTGGTCGATCCGCTACATCCTTCGGATACGCACCAACCTGGTGCTGATCCTGGCGTCCGCGCTCGGCTACTTCTACTTCACCGGACTGCGCTCGTTTGCCACTCTGTACACCACCCGCCACTTCGGCGTACCCACCTCCGTGGCCACCTCCCTGGTGCTCGTTGTGGGTATCGGAGCCCTGGCCGGTGTCCTGTCCGGCGGGCGGATCGCCGACCGGCTGCTGCGCGGCGGGCGCGTCAACGCCCGGACCCTGGTCCCCACCGTCTGCATGCTGGCGGTACCGGTGTTCTTGGCGCCGGCCGTCTACGCCACGTCCCTCGCCGTGGCCTTGCCCCTTCTGGTCGTGGGAGCGCTGCTGCTGGGAGCGGTCAACCCGCCCCTGGACGCCGCCAGGCTCGACATCCTCCCACCGCTTCTGTGGGGCACGGGCGAAGGCGTCCGGACGATGCTGCGCACCCTGTGTGAGGCCGCCGCGCCCACCCTGTTCGGCTACTTCTCGACGGATGTGTTCGGTGGACAGGGCAATGACAGCGCTACCGGCCTGCAGTACACGCTGCTCTTCTTCCTCCTCGCTCTGGTCGCCGCCGGTCTGCTCGGGCTCGTGGCGATGCGCAGTTACCCGCGGGATGTCGCCACCGCGCAGGCGTCCACCCAGCGGATCGAGGCAGCCATGCACGAAAGATGAGCGGAAGGGCTGACTGCGAGGAAGGCAGCCGGAGCCGGGCCGTCGACGGCGCGGCCGTCAAGGAGCCCGCAACCGACGACCACGAAGGCGCCCGGACCAACGGGACGCCCGAGGACGCACCCGTTCACCGGAGCTCGCCGACGACGCCCAGCAGGCACTGCGGGCCGACCAGGCCCGCACCTTCCGGCGGCCGGCCGGCCGGCCGGCCGGTTCCGGTGACGTGCCGGCCGGCCGTGGTTGTAAGACGCGGTTCCTCATCGACATTGCCGTGGTCATGAGCCGCAGAATCACCGCTACGGCTCCCGCGGCGGTGTTGCTGGCGATGGTGCCCGTGGTCGCCGATGCGTGCTGCACCACCACCACCACCACCAGCTGATGATCGTCCAGACGCCGATACCGGCAGCGACCCAGCCCATTGACCGTCGCGCCTACCAGTTCTACGCCACCACCGAGGCGTTCCAGGGATTCCAGAAGATCCAGGTGGACTTCGGACCTCCGCCGAATCCTGAGCGCGAACGCCCCCCTGACGACGACACCCCGGGTCGGTGAGCCTGCTTGCCGGCGGGAATCGTCCGGATCACCTCCAGCCGGTCGGCGTCGACGACGGCGCGGCGGGCGCGGAGTCGACGGCCACGGCTTCCGGGTCACCCGTGTGGTGGGGTCCCGGGGTTTACGTCCGGTCCGACGAGGCAACCCCGGTGCCCGACCCTCGCACCTGCGGCCCTGGAGGATCCCATGACCCAAGTCGCCGACTACGTGCTGCAACGCCTCACCGAGTGGGGCGTCCAGCGGGTGTACGGCTATCCCGGAGACGGCATCAACGGGCTGCTCGGCGCCTTCGACCGCGCTCAGGGCAACCCCGAGTTCATCCAGACGCGCCACGAGGAGATGGCTGCGTTCATGGCCTGCGCCCACGCGAAGTTCACCGGCGAGGTCGGCTGCTGCACGGCCACGTCGGGGCCCGGTGCCGTACACCTGCTCAACGGGCTGTACGACGCGAAGCTGGACCACCAGCCGGTGGTCGCGGTGGTCGGCCAGCAGAAGCGGCTCTCTCTGGGCACCCACTATCAGCAGGAGGTGGATCTCGAACGTCTCTTCGCGGACGTCTCCGAGTTCTGCCAGATGATCGTGCACCCGGGCCAGGCGCGCCATGTGATCGACCGGGCCTTCAAGACGGCGCTGACCTCGCGCGGCGTCGCGACCATCATCATCCCGAACGACGTCCAGGAGGAGGACGCCCAGCCGTCGCCGCCGAAGACGCACGGCTCGGTGTTCTCCAGCGTCGGCTGGAGCCGGCCCCGGGTGCTGCCCGACCCGGACGAGCTGCGCAAGGCCGCCGGCATCCTCAATGAGGGATCCAAGGTGGCCATGCTGGTGGGCCAGGGTGCCGCCAAGGCGCAGGAGGAGGTCGCCGAGGTCGCCGAACTGCTGGGCGCCGGTGTCGCCAAGGCACTGCTCGGGAGGGAGGTCCTGCCCGACGACGTGCCCTTCGTGACCGGCCCCATCGGTCTGCTCGGCAGCAAACCGAGCGACAACATGATCCAGAACTGCGACACCCTGTTCATGATCGGCAGCAGTTTTCCCTACTCCGAGTGGCTGCCCGACGAGGGCCAGGCCCGTGGCGTGGAGATCGACATCGACGGGCGGATGATCGGCATCCGTTATCCGATGGACGCCCATCTCGTCGGTGACTCGAAAGAGACCCTCCGCGCGCTGATCCCACTTCTGCAGCGCAAGGAGGACCGCAGCTGGCGGGAGCAGATCGAGAAGGACGTCCGCGAGTGGAACGACCTCTGCGAGCGGTGGGCCTCCGAGCACTTCGGTGGCACGATCAACCCGCAGGCGGTCGCCGCCGAGCTGTCACCCCGGCTGCCCGACGGCTGCATCCTCACGGCGGACTCCGGTTCGGGCACCAACTGGTGGGCTCGCCACCTCAAGCTGCGCCAGGGCATGCAGGCTTCGCTGTCCGGGACGCTGGCCACGATGGGCCCGGGGACGCCCTACGCCATCGCGGCCCGCTTCGCATACCCGGACCGGCCGGTCATCGCGTTCGTCGGTGACGGCGCGTTCCAGATGAACGGCATGAACGAGATGATCACCATTAAGCGGTATCTTGACCGGCTCGCCAACCCGGCCGCGCCGTTCGTCTTCTGCGTGTTCAACAACCAGGACCTCAACCAGGTCACCTGGGAGCAGCGCGCCATGGCCGGCGATCCGAAGTACCCGGGATCGCAGGAGATCCCCGACGTGCCGTACGCGGCCTACGCCCAGCTACTCGGCCTCAAGGGCATCGTCTGCGACGACCCCGCCAAGGTCGGCTCGGCCTGGGACGAGGCGCTGGCCTCCGACAAGCCGGTGGTTCTGGAGTTCAAGGTCGACAACGAGATCGCGCCGATCCCGCCGCGCATCATGAAGGCCCAGGCCAAGAAGGCCGCCAAGGCGGCGCTGCACGACCCGGAGAGGGCGGGCATCATCACCAAGGGAGTCAGGCAGAAGCTCACCGAGTACGCCGAACACCTCCCAGGACGTGGGGAGAAATGAGTGCCACCCAGCCAAACTCCCACGTCGTGATCGTTACGGGCGCGAGTGCCTGAGCCGGCCGTGCCACGGCGCTCGCGTTCGGCCGCGCGGCGCCGCCGCCGTGACGCTGCTGGCCCGCGGGCAGAGAGGCCTGGAGCAACTCGCGCGGGACGTGCGGAGGGCGGGCGGACAGGTGCCGCGGCAGCAAGAGGCCCACTCCCGCAGCCTGCAGATGTGGGCCTCGCGTCACCGGCGCCCGCTCGCGTTCGGATTCCCTGTCAACTTCAGCGTGTTGAAGCGGACACCGCCATCCGGTGCACGTCCAGCACACCCCGCACCAGCATCGCGGTCAGGGTCACCACGACCGCTGCGGCGCCGCCGGTGCCCACAACCGTCACGGCGGTCAGCCCCGTGGCGCTGCCAGACGCGAGGTCCCTGACCTGATGACAATCTGGTCAGAAGGGCCAAGAACAATGCGGGAAGTGCGGTCATGGGTGCTGAAGGGATGAGGCAGCGGGCCAAAGACATGCGCGTGGTCATCATGAGCGCGGCCGGCGAGCGCCGCGACGTGGCCATGTCTGCGGACTCCCACGCCCCCATCGCCGAGGCCAGCGCCCGCGGAGACGCCGAGGCCGCCCAGGAAATCCTGCACACACACATGGCGGCGGCCATCGAACAGCTGGGCATCGGCCTCTCAGGTACACCAGAAACCCCGTGAGGACCGGGCCGCCGACGCCCCCTGCGGATCCGGCCGACCGCCGCTCCCACGCCGACCATCCCGACCTCACCGACCTCACCGACCTCGCCCAAGGCGAGACTGGGAAGCTTGCCGGCGAAGGCCACGTCTTCACCATCGGGACCCAGCGGCCCTGCATGGATGCCGAACGTCCGCCGGGTCGAACCAGACGGACGCTTTCCTGACCTTGACCGACATACGGGCGGTCGCTGTCCACGTCTCATGCCCGCATCAGCCGCGGCCAGAAATCAGGTCGTCTGCATGCCAGGCCATCGCCCTGCCGGGGCGTTGAGGTTGCCGGAGACCATGGTCGGCAGCGTGGAGCAGTCGACGACCCTCAGGCCGTCGACACCGCGCACGCGCAGTCACGGATCGACCACATCGTCCTCGGCCGGTCCCATGGCGCAGGTGCCGACAGCGTGATCCAGCGTTCGCGGAGTAGTGCGCGGGCGCGGGAAGCCGCCCTGGCATGCTCCGGAACTGCCCTCACCGGTGGCGTGCTCGGTGATGTCGACAAGCCACAGCCGGTTCGCGCAGGTCGCGGTGAAGTCACGGCGGACGAGGTCGTCCTGCACCGGCGGGCCGGCCGTCGTGCCCTTGCCGCGCTTCTTGCCGGACACGCTCCACCAGCGGCTGTCCCGGAAGATCCGCCATGCAGTCCCGTCCGCCATCACGGCCCCGGCACCGCGCGCTTCGTCGGCCAGGAAGCGATGGCCGAACTCCGGGTCGTCACGGTGCGCATCGAACAGCGCGCTCGCGCGAGACGCCTCCTGGAGCATCGCGTCGGTCACCGGCGGTCCACCCAGCGGTAGTAGGAGTGTCTGGCGAGCTTCAGCACCCGGCACGTCACCGTGACGGGCACCCGTCCCAGGCCAGCTCCCTCACGAGCGGGCAACTCCTTTTCCCGGCAGACGCACCTGCGACAGATAGGCCGCGGCCCGCCGCAGGACCTCGTTCTCCTGCTCCAGCAGCTTGATCCGCCGCCGCGCTTCCCGCAGCTCGGCGCTTCCCTGGCCGGTCGTTCCGGGCTTGGTCCCGTCGTCGACATCCGGGCGGCGCATCCACTTCCACAACGTCATCGGATGGACTCCGAAGTCGGTGGCCACCTGCTCGACCGTCACACCCGGCCCTCGGTTCCTCGTGACCCGCACGGCGTCCTGGCGGAACTCTTCCGGACAAGGATTGGGCACCGCGGCATCCTTCCCACCCCGGGCAAGCCAGTTCAGATGCCACCCGATCGTGCAGCAGGGGTGGTGGCCCGTGCGACCGCCTCGGCGAGGGCGTCGGCGACCTGGTCGGTGTGGGACAGGTGCGGGGAGTGCCCGGAGGGGACGCGGAGGGTGCGGGCGGCACGCGCTGCCCACTGTTCTTGTACGGCGGGCGGCAGGGCCGGATCTTCGGTCGCCACGACGTACGTGAGGGGGACCTTCGTGGGTGCGGCGCCCAGCTTCTCGGTGAAGGCGCGGATGCCCTGCCAGTTGAGGCGTTTGACGGCCTCTGCGGTCAGGGCGGGGTCCACGCCGCTGAAGATGGACTGCTCCGCGTCTGCTGCCTTGACGGCCAGGCCGTCGGGGGAGTGGATCCAGGTGGGAGGGAAGTCGCCGCCCATCCACTCCAGCATCGAGGTTCCGGGTTCGAGTGCGAACGCGGCGAGGTAGACGAGTTCGGCGACCCGGTCCGCTTCGGCGGCAGCCCAGGTGGCAGGGACACCGCCGTAGGAGTGGGCGGCCAGTACGACGGGCCCTTCGGCGACCTCGATCGCGGCGCGGATCACGTCGACGTCCTCGGTCAGCCCTCGGGCTGCGGCGCTGTCGGGGTTGCTGCTGGGCAGCTGCACGGCGCGAGAGGTGACGCCGCGGGCGGTGAGCCGCTTGCGCAGCGGTTCGAAGATCCACGGGGTGTGCATCGCCCCGTGGACCAGCACGACGGTCGAGTTCATCGGATAAGTCCTTACGTCCTTGAGGTGGCGCGGGAGGTCAGTCGGTCATCGCGTCGCGGACGAGCGCGGTGTCGACGAACTGCTCGAAGCGGACGATCAGGCCGCCACGGATTGTGAAGTGGTGGGCGACGCGGACGTCGATCGGTTTGCTGGTCGCCTTGTTGGTCGCGGTGTAGCGGGCCAGGACGACGACGTTCTCGCCGTCGACGACGTAGGTGTCGTCGTGGGCGGTCCAACCGTCCCAGTCCTGGCCGAGCTTCTCCATCACGTTGGACGTGACGCCCTCGGGGGTGCGGTAGGTGCCGGCGAGCGGGAAGCCGGCCATCTCGGTCCACTCGACGTCGGGGGCGAGGGTGGCGCGCAGGGCCTGAAGGTCACCGGCGGCCGAGGCGAGGTACTGGCGCCGTACGACGTCGGCGGGGGCGGTGGAGGTGGCGAAGTCGGTGTGGTCGTGCGTCATGGTGCTCAGCCCCACTTCATCTCGCCCTTGGCGACCTTGGCGCCGATCTGGGCCGCGATCAGCATGCCGTTGTCCGGGTACCGGTTGACCAGGGCCTCGGTCAGCGCGGCACCGTCGGCCGCCTTGCCGAGCTCCTCCTCGAAGGCGAGCAGGTAGTCGCGGGTGGCGGTGATGGCCGAGGTGTCGGCGGGGGTGCCGGGCAGGCGGTGGCCGGGCACGACCAGATCCGGCTCCAGTGCGGCCATCTCGTCCAGGAGGTCGATCCAGGCGGCCCGGTCGGCGGGGGCGGGGGTGTCGGCGACCCAGACGTGCTCCTGCTGGAACAGCAGGACGCCACCGAGGATCGCCTTGTGCTCGGCCTGCCACAGGTAGTGGCGGTCGGGCAGGCCGGCCGGGCCGCCCTTCAGCTCGAAGCGGTGGTCCTCCAAGGTCAGGTCGCCGGTCAGCGGCTCGAGGTCGACGAGGCGGGTGGGCAGGTTCGGGCCGAGGGCCGCCCAGGCCTTGAGCTTGCCCTCGTAGGAGTGCCGGATGTGCTCGATGACGATCGGGGTGGCGACGAACTTCGCTTCCGGGAAGGCGTCGGCGAGGACTTCGGCGCCGAAGTAGAAGTCGGGGTCGCCGTGGGAGACGAACACGGTGGTCAGCTTCTTGCCGGAGTCGAGGATCTCGGCGGCCAGGCGGTGGCCGTCGGCGCGGGTGAAGGCGGCGTCGACCAGCAGGGCCTCGTTCTCGCCGGTGACCAGGGTGGCGGTCTTGTTCTTGCTGCCGACCGGGAAGTCCAGGTCGAGGACCTTGAAGGAAAGGGTGCTCATGGCTGCCTCCTTGGGAGCTTTGGGGCTTGCGGGGACGGGGGCTGTGGGGGCGGAGGTGCAGGTCAGGCGGTGCGAGCGGCCACAAACGCCACAAGACGCCGCTCGACCTCGTCCACGGTGGCGTGGCCGTGGGCCAGGGTGGTCACGCGGTCGCCGTCGACGGCGAGGAGCGTGGGGAAGCCTTCGACGCCCAGCTCGGCGGTGCGCGCGAAGTCGGCCTCGGCCGCGGCCCGGGCTGCGGACGCTTGGAAAGCGGCGGCGACGGCGTCCGCGTCCAGGCCGTTCTGCTCGGCGATCTTCCGGTAGGTGGCCGTATCGGACAGGCTCAGGCCGTCGAGATAGAAGGCCCGCTGGGCAGCGGCGGCCAGTTCCATTGCCCGCGTGGGAGCGGCCTGGCGCAGGGCGGCCACGCCGCGGGCGGCGGCCTCGGAGTCCATCACGAAGGATCCGTCGGCGATCAGCCGGTCGTATGCTTCGCCGAACTCCGCGCCGGTCAACTCACGGATCCTGGCATTGGCGCCCTGGACATAGCCGAACTCCCGGATGGGTACCCGGCGCTCCGCGGTGAACAGGCCGCCGGAGACCACGTCCACTGTGAGCTCCGGGTGCCGGGATGCCACCTCGTGCAGCGTCGGGGAGAACCCGTGCGACCAGCCGCAGTAGGCGTCGAAAACATAGACGAGCTTCATCGAGGACCTCGACAGGACGGTGCGGTGCCCGCTGATGCGAGCCTTTCACCTGACACAACAGTATCTGACGAGTCAGGGATTTCGCCGAGGGGAGTGAACGTCATCACACACCGGTAGCCGCCTCCGCGTGATCCTGCGTCGCCTGCCACAGACCGCGGTCAGGGAAGCCGGGGCAGCATGTCCCGCGCCGCATGACTCAGCATGCGCAGGTTCTCGGCGAACCGCTCCCGGTCCTCGACCGGCAGGGGCGCGAGGAAATAGCGCCTGATGTTCTCCACGTGCAACCGTGACGCGGCGACCGTGGTCCGCTCCCCCAGCGGAGTCAGACGCACCAGCCGTCCGCGCCGGTCACCGGGGTCCTCGACGCGCTCGACCAGCCCGGCCGCCTCCATGCGGTCCACCAGGCGGGTCGCTCCTCCCGTGGTCAGTACCTGCTCCTGGGCGATGGCCCGCATCGACAGCCCCGGCTCACCGGCCCGCCCCAGGATGAGCAGCACCTCGAACATCAGATGGCTGATGCCGCACTCCGTCTCCAGAGCCCGGCCCAGGATGTACTCCAGCCGGTTCGCCGCCCCCTGCAACCGCCCGAAGGCCAGGACCAGCGCGTTGTTCGCCGCGTCCTTCGGCGTCGAGATCTCCGCCTGTTCGTCCACAGGTCGTGGCGCCCCCTTCCGTCCCGCTTCCACCCCGCTCACCGATCATGCCGCACAGCAGCAGACGACTGCTCGTTCACTGCCCCCTCTGACCGGTCAGGTGTGTCCATCCAGCGGTGTGACCACGGGGGTGGGGGGTACCAGCGGCCGACTGAGAGCCGGCCGTCGATGGTGATCCCGGGAGGCGTTCAGCGCGGCTTTACTGCGCTGAGACCAGCGCCTGCGGCCCTGCCGGCTGGGCCGGGTCCGCGACCATGCGGACGCACGCCGGCGCGGTGGCTCCCGGCGTGCCGCGGGTGCTGGGTGCATGGAAGAGGTTCGCTTGCTGCGGTGGTCGATCGGACTGAGGGTGTGGCCTCGCGTCCTCGCTCGTCGCTCACTGGGCCAGCGGGTCGGGGGTGGATCGCCAGGGGCGGCACAGGGCGAGGAAGCAGCCGGCCGCGGCCAGTGCGAGGCTGAGGACCGACAGGGCCATGGGCAGGGCGGTGGACCGTCCGCCGAGACCGGCCAGGGCGGGCGCGAGGGCGCCCATCAGGAACTGGGTGGTGCCCAGCAGCGCGGAGGCGCTGCCCGCCGCATGTGGCGCACGCTGCAGGCACAAGGCCGTGGTGGTGGGCAGGATCAAGCCGACCGGGCACGCGGTGAGGAAGAGCGCGGCAGCGATCCAGGGCAGACCCGCGTCCGTGGCGGTGACCAGGAGGACCAGGGCGATGCCCGCAACGCCGAGCAGCGCCAGGCCGGATGCCAGGACGCGGTGCGAGGGGAAGCGGCCCAGCAGCAGCTTGCCGTTGAGCTGGCCGGTGGCGACCAGGCCGATCGAGTTGAGCGCGAAGAGCAGGCTGTAGGTCTGAGGGGAGGCACCGTAGATCTGTTGCAGGGTGAAGGAGGAGCCGGCGATGTAGGCGAACATGGCCGCGAAGCCGAGGCTGCCGGTGAGCAGGTAGCCGGTGAAGCGGGCATCGCGGACCAGGTCGCCCATGGTGCGCAGGGTGCTGGTCAGTCCGCCGCGGCGGCGGTGTGCCGTGGGCAGGGTCTCGGTCAGCTGGGCGGTGGTGGCGGCCAGTATCGCCAGGCCCAGCAGGGTGAGAGCGGCGAAGACACCGCGCCAGGAGGTCAGGCGCAGGAGTTGGGCGCCGAGTACGGGGGCGAGGACCGGGGCGGTGCCGGAGACGAGCATCAGGGAGGACAGCAGGCGGGCGGCGGCGAGTCCGTCGTACAGGTCGCGGACGACGGCCCGGGCGATGACGATCCCCGCGGCGCCGGCCAGGCCCTGGACCAGACGCATGCCGATGAGCACCGCCGGATCCGGAGCGAGGGCGCATACGGCGCCTGCCGCGATGTACACGGTCAGTCCGGTCAGGAGGGGACGTCGTCGGCCGAGGGTGTCGCTGAGCGGGCCGATGACCAGCTGGCCGATGGCTGTGCCGATCATGAAGGCGGTCAGGGTGAGTTGGGTGACGGTCTGTGAGGCGTGCAGGTCCGCGCTGACCTGGGGCAGGGCGGGCAGGTACAGGTCGATGGTGAGGGGGCCGAGCGCGGTCAGTGAGCCCAGGATCAGCACGAGCGGCAGACGGCGGGGGTGGCGTGCTGGGGTCGGCGGGCCGGGGGCTTGTGTGGCGGCGGCGCCGGCCGGGGATGGTTCTGACATATCTGTTCCAGGGCTTTTGGGGGCGGACAGGCCGGGTGCCTCGCGCGCCGGGGGGATGTGTGATCGTTGGCGGCCCCGAGGGGCTCCGTCCGTGGGGTTCCGGTGTCAGGGCTTGCGGCCTCGGCAGCCAAACGGGAGCCCCCGGCCGTTGTGCCGCCGCTGCCTGACCGTGCCGGTGCCGTCCGGTCGGCGCGGCACCGCCACGGTCACGGATGAGGTGCGCTGTCCTGGTGGGCCGTGTCAGCGGTCGAGGTGTGCGACGAGCAGGTTGGGGTCCTCGTTCGTGAGGTAGGCGGCGCTGGGGACGTACACCGTGTTGCCGTGGACCGCGACGGACGTGGGGGTCTGCAGGCCGTCGGCCGCGGTGAGCACGGTGGTGTGGGTGCCGTCGGGGCGGACGAGGTCGACTTCGTTGTTGTCGCGGGCGGCCAGGAGGGTGTCGCCGTGGCCGGTGAAGGCGAAGTCGTCGATGGACGGCATGCCGGTGGCGCGGACCTGCAGGGGTCCGGCCGTGCCGCGTGCGGTGACGGGGATGCGCAGGACGGTGCCCTTGTCGAGGTTGGTGGCCCAGACGGCGCCGTGGTGCAGCTTCAGTCCGTTGGCGCCGGCGAACGTGCTCGGCTTCAGGGCCTCGTCGTCGGCCCAGACGGTGGCCCTCCCGCCGTGGGCGGGGAGGCGGTAGATGACGCCGTGGACGGAGTCGGTGACGTAGAGACGGGCGGTTCGCGGGTCCAGGGCGAGGCCGTTGGGCAGGCCGTCGGCGGGCAGGGCGGCGATGCGGTGCGGACGGCCGCCGGGACGGACGGCCCACACGCCGGTGAGGTCGGCCGTGCCGGTGGCGTAGGTGACGTAGAGCGTGCCGTCGTCGGCGCGGGCGATTCCGCCGACGAACGCCTTGCCCAGGTTGGGGGTGCTCGCCTTGGCGGGGGCCGGGAGCGTGGCCAGGACGTGGGTGCGGCCGGACGGGGTCACGCGGGCGATCTGCCGGGCGAAGGAGAAGGTCAGGTAGGCGGATCCGTCGCCGTCCAGGGTGATGTTCTCGGGCTGCTGGGCGGCGGCCAGGCTGAAGTGGGCGGCGATACGGGGTGCGGAGAGTGGCTCGGTGGCCGCGGTGGCGGTGGGCACGCAGGCCAGCAGGGCCGAGGTGACCGCGAGGGAGGTGAGCAGGGTGCGAGGGTGCATGGGGCGGTTCTCCTGAAGGCAATGGGTGACGGTCCTCTGCCGGCCCGTGGGGGGAAGCGGGCCGCCAGAGGGTAAGAGGGGGCGTGCCCGCGCGGCTCAAGAGGCGATGATCTTGATGGTGCTGGCCCAGCCGTGGCCGCCTTCGCGGATCTGGAGGGCCATGTGCAGCAGCTGGAAGCCCTCCAGTTCGCGTGCGTGCTTGAGGGCGCCGACATCGACCGGATTCAGCCCGCCGGAGCGGACGAGGTCGGCGACCTTCCTGCGGGCCGCCTCGTCGTCGCCGGCGATGAAGACGTCCAGCGGCGTGCCGTGGACCTCTCCAGCGGCCAGGGTCGTGGCGAAGGTGGTGTTGAAAGCCTTGACGACCCGCGCCTGCGGCGGTGCGGCTGCGGCGATCTGCTCGGCGGCCGAGGTGCCCGGGGCGACGACGAGCGCGTCCAAGGAGGTGTCGACGGGGTTGCTGATGTCGACCAGCACCTTGCCGTTCAGGCGTGCTCCGTAGGAGGCGGCGAGTTGCTTTGCCGCCTCGAAGGGCACGGCCAGGATGACGATGTCCGCGTCGTCCACAGCCAAGTCGTCGGCGGCGCCTACCGGGCCGTCGCCGTGGTTCTGCTCGCGCAGTTCGTCGGCGAGCCGTACGGCCTTGTCGGCGTCCTTGGCCGTGATGGTGACCGTGTGGCCGCCGGCCAGGGCGCGGGTGGCGATGCCGCGGGCCATGTTGCCGGCGCCGATGACGGTGATCTTCATGGTTGTCGCCTTTCCTGGTGGTGTGCGGCCGCTACTCGACGTGGACTCGGACAACGTCGAACGGCAGGTGCGGGTCGGTGATCTGGAACTGGAAGTTGACGATCAGCAGGTCGGGGCCGTCGAAGGCCGCCGTGGACGGGCTGTGCATGCCGTGGCCGTGGACGGTGCGCACGAGCCGTGCCCTGGTGTAGTCGTGGCTGAGCTTCAGGATGCTGATCTGGCCCTCGGGGTGGTCGAGTTCGGTGACGGCGGTGAGGGTGTTGCCGCGCAGGAGCAGTCCGTCGCCGGAGATGCCCTTGGCGCCGCCGAGGTCGATCGGGACCACCTGATGGGTGCGGACGTCGATGCGGTAGAAGGCGTAGTCGTTGTAGTCGGCGAGCAGGACGTAGCGGCCGTCGCCGGTGACCGCCAGGCCGTTGCCGTTGAAGCCGGCGTCGTAGACCATCGGCGACCGGCTCAGATCCACTCCGACGCGCAGGGGCTGGTGGACGGTCCCGCTGTGCAGCTCGGCTGCGGTGATGTGCCACAGGGCCGGGTGGAGGGAGTCGGAGATGTAGGCGTCGCCGTTCGGGGCGAGAGCCACGTCGTTGAGGAAGACGTCGGTGCGGCCGGTGTCGAAGACGTGCAGCAGGGCCCGGGTGCGGGTGTCGTAGACGAAGACCTTGCCCGTGGCGCCGCCGGCGACAATGAGCCGGCCCGCGCGGTCGGTCTTCATGCCGGCCACCGACGTACGTCCGTCCTCTCCGCCGGGCAGGAACACCCGGGTATCAGACTGGTGCACGTCGCCGCGGTAGATCGTGCCGTCGGTCGTGCTGCCGACGTAGAAGTAGGGCGTGCCGTGCTGGCGGGCGATGCCCTCGGGGTAGGCCTTGTCACCCGGGATCGTGTAACTGCTTGGCAAGGGAGGCTTTTTCGCAAGGGCGGGGTGGTGGGACCTGCCGCCGCCGGAGGTGGCGAGGGCCGCCGGGGCCGCGCCGCCCAGGACGAGCAGGGCGGCCGTCGCGACAGCCGCGGCACGGAGGCCGCGAAGACGTACTGAGGACATGGTGGATCTCTCTGTGGCGTGTGCCGGAGGGAAGGTGAGAACCGAGAGGGGAGTCAGCCGGCGGCGGGGAAGAGGGACCGGTTGGCGATGTCGATGATGAACGGACCGACGTGGGCCGGGTAACGGTCGACGATGGCCTTCTTGTACGCCTCGCCGTCGTCGCCGAGGAGTTCGCGGGCGTCGTGGAGGTAGCGTCGGATGTCGTCGTAGACCTCGGGGCCGGTGGGGGCGCCGTGGCCGGCGAGAATCGTGTCGTAGCCGGACTCGGCGGCCAGCGCGTCCACGAGCTGCTGCCAGCCGGTGATGTCGTTGTTGCCCAGGTAGAGGTGCACGTCGTTGTAGACGAGGTCCTGGGCGACCAGTACACCCTGATCGGGCAG encodes:
- a CDS encoding DsbA family protein, coding for MKLVYVFDAYCGWSHGFSPTLHEVASRHPELTVDVVSGGLFTAERRVPIREFGYVQGANARIRELTGAEFGEAYDRLIADGSFVMDSEAAARGVAALRQAAPTRAMELAAAAQRAFYLDGLSLSDTATYRKIAEQNGLDADAVAAAFQASAARAAAEADFARTAELGVEGFPTLLAVDGDRVTTLAHGHATVDEVERRLVAFVAARTA
- a CDS encoding MarR family transcriptional regulator gives rise to the protein MDEQAEISTPKDAANNALVLAFGRLQGAANRLEYILGRALETECGISHLMFEVLLILGRAGEPGLSMRAIAQEQVLTTGGATRLVDRMEAAGLVERVEDPGDRRGRLVRLTPLGERTTVAASRLHVENIRRYFLAPLPVEDRERFAENLRMLSHAARDMLPRLP
- a CDS encoding multidrug effflux MFS transporter, which gives rise to MSEPSPAGAAATQAPGPPTPARHPRRLPLVLILGSLTALGPLTIDLYLPALPQVSADLHASQTVTQLTLTAFMIGTAIGQLVIGPLSDTLGRRRPLLTGLTVYIAAGAVCALAPDPAVLIGMRLVQGLAGAAGIVIARAVVRDLYDGLAAARLLSSLMLVSGTAPVLAPVLGAQLLRLTSWRGVFAALTLLGLAILAATTAQLTETLPTAHRRRGGLTSTLRTMGDLVRDARFTGYLLTGSLGFAAMFAYIAGSSFTLQQIYGASPQTYSLLFALNSIGLVATGQLNGKLLLGRFPSHRVLASGLALLGVAGIALVLLVTATDAGLPWIAAALFLTACPVGLILPTTTALCLQRAPHAAGSASALLGTTQFLMGALAPALAGLGGRSTALPMALSVLSLALAAAGCFLALCRPWRSTPDPLAQ
- a CDS encoding NAD(P)-binding domain-containing protein produces the protein MKITVIGAGNMARGIATRALAGGHTVTITAKDADKAVRLADELREQNHGDGPVGAADDLAVDDADIVILAVPFEAAKQLAASYGARLNGKVLVDISNPVDTSLDALVVAPGTSAAEQIAAAAPPQARVVKAFNTTFATTLAAGEVHGTPLDVFIAGDDEAARRKVADLVRSGGLNPVDVGALKHARELEGFQLLHMALQIREGGHGWASTIKIIAS
- a CDS encoding superoxide dismutase; translated protein: MSSVRLRGLRAAAVATAALLVLGGAAPAALATSGGGRSHHPALAKKPPLPSSYTIPGDKAYPEGIARQHGTPYFYVGSTTDGTIYRGDVHQSDTRVFLPGGEDGRTSVAGMKTDRAGRLIVAGGATGKVFVYDTRTRALLHVFDTGRTDVFLNDVALAPNGDAYISDSLHPALWHITAAELHSGTVHQPLRVGVDLSRSPMVYDAGFNGNGLAVTGDGRYVLLADYNDYAFYRIDVRTHQVVPIDLGGAKGISGDGLLLRGNTLTAVTELDHPEGQISILKLSHDYTRARLVRTVHGHGMHSPSTAAFDGPDLLIVNFQFQITDPHLPFDVVRVHVE